The proteins below are encoded in one region of Thermosipho atlanticus DSM 15807:
- a CDS encoding GAF domain-containing protein — translation MLYKLTDIVVVKNEKGVEIVYSKYAKIESEKIFKLFFVENKKALRENDEGQFEFDYNGRVFKVVYVKLKNGNMMFSFQEISKFKEFEFYRNVLEFIKVVQEGYLEKLFSGKFTRKDWKFLLKNFVKSFPNVDSASLILKDKDGYFRYIAAYNHDMRGLKALKLRKEDFVPERFEKVTVIKLDEIVEEFHFSTKRREKIAEKLTKFGNLTRIKSLISIPIFVDNECIGFLVADSWEREDAFDRKVFEFIAGIVSNILSDVFQKTDIYEKSFV, via the coding sequence TTGCTGTATAAACTTACTGATATTGTTGTAGTGAAAAATGAAAAAGGTGTCGAAATTGTTTATAGTAAATATGCAAAAATAGAATCAGAAAAAATATTTAAATTATTTTTTGTTGAAAATAAGAAAGCATTGCGTGAAAATGATGAAGGACAATTTGAATTTGATTATAACGGGAGAGTTTTTAAGGTTGTTTATGTAAAATTAAAGAATGGAAATATGATGTTTTCATTTCAGGAAATATCTAAATTTAAAGAATTTGAATTTTACAGAAATGTTTTGGAATTTATAAAAGTGGTGCAAGAAGGATATTTGGAAAAGTTATTTTCCGGAAAATTTACTAGAAAAGATTGGAAATTTTTATTAAAAAATTTTGTAAAAAGTTTCCCAAATGTTGATTCTGCCAGTTTAATATTAAAGGATAAAGATGGGTATTTTAGATACATAGCCGCTTATAATCATGATATGAGAGGATTGAAAGCTTTGAAATTAAGAAAGGAAGATTTTGTTCCAGAAAGATTTGAAAAAGTAACTGTAATAAAACTTGACGAAATTGTTGAAGAATTTCATTTTTCTACTAAAAGAAGGGAAAAAATTGCTGAAAAACTTACGAAATTTGGTAATTTAACAAGGATAAAATCACTAATATCAATTCCAATATTTGTTGATAATGAATGTATAGGATTTTTAGTAGCAGATAGTTGGGAAAGAGAAGATGCATTTGATAGAAAAGTTTTTGAATTTATTGCAGGTATAGTTTCAAATATTTTGTCGGATGTTTTTCAAAAAACCGATATATATGAAAAAAGTTTTGTTTAA
- a CDS encoding alpha-amylase family glycosyl hydrolase, which produces MKKFFVVLLLLTFFLLVFSNWQDKVIYFIMIDRFNDGNPTNNDQGYKEYNPKDGAKFSGGDLEGIIQKIDYIKGLGVDGIWITPPVANQWWDPWVNYGGYHGYWARNFKQVDEHFGTLEDYKMLAKVLHENGMALIQDIVVNHVGNYFRFRNGKFELNRNSIPTSAPTQYPFNLNNFDDPEQKNMNIYHWTEDIKDYKDPKQRLNNQLSGLDDLNTENPIVRKALKDSYKYWIKEVGVDGFRVDTAMYVPKDFWRDFFLSENGIYSVKDNFISFGEVWLTSKPLNNDAEKEISSYFDNGFNAMLDFPLNEEIKRVIKGGQPTKYLAYRLEKRNELLNKGLLVTFIDNHDMERFLNGTQPVVLEQALLFLMTIPGMPVIYYGTEQYFTETRASMFKNGWGSKNIDHFNQESDIYKFLKKAIAFRKQNPATRYGKVKPIYSEKTSGILIYLLESEEQKLLVVMNTANEKKIANVKTDLEEGTILKPIYNFRGQSYNITIKNGGQLSIIVPERSLVVYEISNEKAEVKDVNFDFTVNLENNMVIKDEFVVEGKTNAKIVYIYIDGKYNSKKKIEVEDGKFSFLIDPYKFDPGEHKILFKLRGKSIKEIKYLEEMNFYIDIQKKELTFALDPVNDDKGPFGRYLYPTDPSFKRQMDIVGAKVEKIGSTLILYIKPRNLTTSWNPPNGFDHVTYQIFIDVPTKKGARVLPFQNYEIEDWDYEIFVTGWSSAMYSAEGASAKKFGNQILSPDVSVDNGWVKIIIKGYAFDNPESFNNWKIYITSWDYDGVEARFRPIYKEPKAYVIGGGKETDPYIMDDITLILKDE; this is translated from the coding sequence ATGAAGAAATTTTTTGTTGTATTATTACTATTAACATTTTTTCTTTTAGTATTTTCCAATTGGCAAGACAAAGTTATTTATTTCATAATGATAGATCGCTTTAACGATGGTAATCCTACGAACAATGATCAGGGATATAAGGAATATAATCCTAAAGATGGGGCAAAATTCAGTGGCGGAGATTTAGAGGGAATAATCCAAAAAATTGATTATATAAAAGGTTTAGGAGTTGATGGAATATGGATAACTCCGCCAGTTGCAAATCAATGGTGGGATCCATGGGTTAATTATGGGGGATACCATGGATATTGGGCAAGAAATTTTAAACAAGTTGATGAACATTTTGGAACTTTAGAAGATTATAAAATGTTAGCAAAAGTTTTACATGAGAATGGAATGGCGTTAATCCAAGATATTGTTGTCAATCATGTTGGAAATTACTTTAGGTTTAGAAATGGTAAATTTGAATTAAATAGAAATAGTATTCCAACAAGTGCACCTACTCAGTACCCGTTCAATTTAAATAATTTTGATGATCCAGAGCAAAAAAATATGAATATATATCATTGGACCGAAGATATTAAAGATTATAAAGATCCAAAACAAAGATTAAACAATCAACTTTCAGGTTTAGATGATTTAAATACTGAAAATCCAATTGTTCGAAAAGCGTTAAAAGATTCATATAAATATTGGATAAAAGAAGTTGGAGTGGACGGTTTTAGAGTTGATACTGCAATGTATGTGCCTAAAGATTTTTGGAGGGATTTCTTTTTAAGTGAGAATGGAATATATTCTGTGAAAGACAATTTCATATCATTTGGAGAAGTATGGCTTACTTCCAAGCCTCTTAACAATGATGCTGAAAAAGAAATAAGTTCATATTTCGATAATGGTTTTAATGCTATGCTTGACTTTCCATTGAATGAAGAAATAAAACGTGTAATCAAAGGTGGGCAACCTACAAAATATCTAGCATACAGGTTAGAAAAGAGAAACGAACTTTTAAACAAGGGTCTTTTAGTTACATTTATTGATAACCATGATATGGAAAGATTTTTAAATGGAACACAACCGGTCGTTTTAGAACAAGCCTTGTTATTTTTGATGACAATTCCAGGTATGCCCGTTATTTATTACGGTACCGAGCAGTATTTTACTGAGACAAGAGCTTCAATGTTTAAAAATGGATGGGGTTCGAAAAATATAGATCATTTTAATCAAGAAAGTGATATTTATAAGTTCTTAAAGAAAGCTATTGCTTTTAGAAAACAAAATCCTGCAACAAGATATGGAAAGGTTAAACCTATTTATTCAGAGAAAACTTCGGGTATTTTGATATATTTGTTGGAAAGTGAAGAACAAAAATTATTGGTTGTTATGAATACTGCAAATGAAAAAAAGATTGCAAATGTGAAGACCGATTTAGAAGAAGGTACAATTTTAAAACCTATTTACAACTTTAGAGGTCAGTCGTATAACATTACCATAAAAAATGGAGGACAGCTATCAATAATAGTACCTGAAAGGAGTCTAGTTGTATATGAAATTTCGAATGAAAAAGCGGAAGTTAAAGATGTTAATTTTGATTTTACTGTAAATCTTGAGAACAATATGGTTATAAAAGATGAGTTTGTAGTAGAAGGTAAAACAAATGCAAAAATCGTTTATATTTATATTGATGGAAAATATAATTCCAAAAAGAAAATAGAAGTTGAGGATGGAAAGTTTTCCTTTTTAATTGATCCATACAAATTTGATCCTGGAGAACATAAAATTCTTTTTAAATTGAGAGGAAAAAGTATAAAAGAAATTAAGTATCTTGAAGAAATGAATTTTTACATTGATATTCAAAAGAAAGAATTAACTTTTGCACTTGATCCAGTTAATGATGATAAAGGCCCATTTGGAAGATATCTATATCCAACGGATCCTTCTTTTAAAAGGCAAATGGATATTGTTGGCGCTAAAGTTGAAAAGATTGGTTCTACTTTAATATTGTACATAAAGCCAAGGAATCTAACGACAAGTTGGAATCCACCTAATGGTTTTGATCATGTGACATACCAAATTTTTATCGATGTTCCCACGAAAAAAGGTGCAAGGGTCCTCCCATTCCAAAATTATGAAATAGAAGACTGGGATTATGAAATATTTGTTACAGGATGGTCTTCAGCCATGTATTCAGCAGAAGGCGCAAGTGCAAAAAAATTTGGAAATCAAATTTTATCTCCAGATGTCTCTGTGGACAATGGATGGGTAAAAATAATAATTAAGGGATATGCTTTTGATAATCCTGAAAGTTTTAATAATTGGAAAATTTACATAACTTCATGGGACTATGATGGGGTTGAAGCAAGATTTAGACCAATTTATAAAGAACCAAAAGCTTATGTTATAGGCGGTGGTAAAGAGACTGATCCTTATATAATGGATGATATAACCTTAATTCTAAAAGATGAATAA
- a CDS encoding NADH:ubiquinone reductase (Na(+)-transporting) subunit F: MEFFDKESTNSKMDTHNKVIININNGKKKLIVSPGNSLLFTLASQGIFVPSVCGGRGICGACKVKVNTDVGDYLPKELSHMSKDEIEDNVRLACQVTVERDIEIILPEKLFSVNKYFGRVVSIRDVTHDIKELKIQFSEEFNFKAGQYVQIVIPPYGQIKQSTQRAYSIASLPSKKHEIELLIRLVPDGIATTYIHNYLKEGDKLEIIGPLGDFYLRDTNVDVICVAGGSGMAPIKSIILDMLEKGLTHRHVWYFFGARTEKDLFYVDLFRDIEKKWEKFHFIPVISEPENPELWNGEIGLVTDVMVKYLERVIDKGTSKEAYLCGSPGMINACEKLLKEHGIDKVYYDKFA; this comes from the coding sequence ATGGAATTTTTTGACAAAGAATCAACAAATTCAAAAATGGATACTCATAATAAAGTGATCATAAATATTAATAATGGGAAAAAGAAATTAATAGTTAGCCCTGGAAACTCCCTACTATTTACTTTGGCTTCACAAGGAATCTTTGTTCCATCAGTGTGTGGAGGTAGAGGAATTTGTGGAGCTTGCAAAGTCAAAGTGAACACTGATGTTGGAGATTATCTTCCTAAGGAACTTTCACATATGTCAAAAGATGAAATTGAAGACAACGTAAGGCTTGCATGTCAGGTAACTGTAGAGAGAGATATAGAAATAATTCTTCCTGAAAAATTATTTAGTGTAAATAAATATTTTGGTAGGGTAGTTTCAATAAGAGATGTTACCCATGATATCAAAGAATTGAAGATACAGTTTTCTGAAGAATTTAATTTTAAGGCTGGTCAGTATGTTCAGATAGTAATTCCACCATATGGTCAAATTAAACAATCTACCCAAAGAGCATATTCTATAGCTTCTTTGCCAAGCAAAAAACATGAAATAGAACTGTTGATACGTTTAGTTCCTGATGGAATTGCTACAACTTATATACACAACTACTTAAAAGAGGGAGATAAATTGGAAATCATAGGTCCATTAGGTGATTTTTATTTAAGAGATACTAATGTAGATGTAATTTGTGTTGCCGGTGGATCGGGGATGGCACCTATAAAGTCTATTATATTGGATATGTTGGAAAAAGGGCTGACACATAGACATGTGTGGTACTTTTTTGGAGCTCGTACTGAAAAAGATCTGTTTTACGTTGACTTATTTAGAGATATTGAGAAAAAATGGGAAAAATTTCATTTTATTCCGGTTATTTCTGAACCAGAAAATCCTGAACTTTGGAATGGCGAAATTGGTTTAGTTACTGATGTTATGGTAAAATATTTGGAAAGGGTAATTGATAAAGGAACTTCCAAAGAAGCGTACTTATGCGGTAGTCCGGGGATGATAAATGCATGTGAAAAATTGCTTAAAGAGCATGGGATTGATAAAGTATATTATGATAAATTTGCTTAA
- the bcp gene encoding thioredoxin-dependent thiol peroxidase produces MIDKKAPNFCLPDKDGNMTCLNDFKGQWIVLYFYPKDNTPGCTREALDFSQYREDFDKENAVIIGISKDSSMKHKKFIEKYKLNIILLSDEEHKVHELYGAWGKKKNYGKEYYGTIRTTFLIDPEGKIRHVWRKVKVNGHVKQVLEKLKELKGGIIMEDKVKLVLDVLKNEGKEMRPGEIAKKAGLDSKEVSKIIKKLKEEGKVESPKRCYYKAK; encoded by the coding sequence TTGATTGATAAGAAAGCCCCAAATTTTTGTTTGCCGGATAAAGATGGAAATATGACTTGTTTGAACGATTTTAAGGGTCAGTGGATTGTTTTATATTTTTATCCAAAGGATAACACGCCAGGATGTACGAGGGAAGCATTGGATTTTAGTCAATATAGAGAAGATTTTGATAAAGAAAATGCGGTAATCATTGGAATTAGCAAGGATTCATCAATGAAGCATAAGAAATTTATTGAAAAATATAAGTTAAATATCATCTTACTAAGTGATGAAGAGCATAAAGTTCATGAGTTGTACGGAGCATGGGGGAAGAAGAAAAATTATGGTAAAGAATATTATGGGACAATAAGGACAACATTTTTAATTGATCCTGAAGGGAAGATTAGACATGTTTGGAGAAAAGTAAAAGTTAATGGTCATGTGAAACAAGTCTTAGAGAAATTAAAAGAATTAAAGGGAGGGATAATTATGGAGGATAAAGTAAAACTTGTTTTGGATGTGTTGAAAAATGAAGGTAAAGAAATGAGGCCAGGTGAAATTGCTAAAAAAGCTGGACTTGATTCAAAGGAAGTTTCGAAGATAATTAAAAAGTTAAAAGAAGAAGGAAAAGTTGAAAGTCCAAAACGCTGTTATTATAAAGCAAAATAA
- a CDS encoding N-glycosylase/DNA lyase, with protein MKNVGELIEEIKRIYSNAKEEVEKRWAEFENLGKNGTEEELFIELSFCILTANWTAKDGIKAQKEIKDGFLTLNLEELENALRKVGHRFPKARSKYIYENRWILGKLKEIVSNDTNDARVFLVNNIKGIGWKESSHFLRNVGKCDVAILDKHVLRLLKKYDLIKEIPKSWNKNRYLSIEKIFKQVAQEFGECPGKFDLYLWYYLKGVVEK; from the coding sequence ATTAAAAATGTTGGAGAATTAATTGAAGAAATAAAGAGAATTTACAGTAATGCTAAAGAAGAAGTTGAAAAAAGATGGGCGGAATTTGAGAATTTGGGTAAAAATGGTACAGAAGAAGAGTTATTTATTGAACTATCTTTCTGTATTTTGACAGCTAATTGGACAGCTAAAGATGGGATAAAAGCTCAGAAAGAAATAAAAGATGGTTTTTTAACTTTAAATTTAGAGGAACTTGAAAATGCTTTGCGAAAAGTTGGGCACAGGTTTCCCAAAGCAAGGTCAAAGTACATATATGAAAATAGATGGATTTTAGGAAAATTAAAAGAGATTGTTTCTAATGATACTAATGATGCACGTGTATTTTTAGTAAATAATATTAAAGGAATTGGTTGGAAAGAATCTTCTCATTTTTTAAGGAATGTCGGAAAATGTGACGTAGCAATTCTTGATAAGCATGTTTTGCGTTTACTGAAGAAATATGATTTAATTAAGGAAATACCAAAAAGTTGGAATAAAAATAGGTATTTAAGTATTGAAAAAATTTTTAAACAAGTGGCACAAGAATTTGGAGAGTGTCCAGGTAAGTTTGATTTGTATCTTTGGTATTATTTGAAAGGAGTTGTAGAAAAATAA
- a CDS encoding Rossmann-like domain-containing protein gives MSTITQKLFNEALKYVNGTTLEDFVIGVGLTAVKLSDGRAGVSYTNKGDTLGRCEEFYKCTGDTGNPQSKVKIGMKTEELLKIGLFSADPLLRSVAYAALNATFSVPEIKKMYKKGDISKFLGVSFEDIVGMIGEITPLINLWKPLVWDILIFDRNRKNEEVFPDWAVVDFLPKCTVVVITGSAVTNGSIDWVLKYVNTERIAIIGPSTPLTPNVFNVKILAGVEVVDPDKLFDLVSKGAGTKKIIAEKAVEKVVLIKE, from the coding sequence TTGAGTACAATTACTCAGAAGTTGTTTAATGAAGCACTGAAATATGTTAATGGAACTACTTTAGAAGATTTCGTAATTGGCGTGGGGCTTACAGCAGTAAAGCTAAGTGACGGGAGAGCAGGTGTTAGTTATACAAATAAAGGTGATACATTAGGAAGATGTGAAGAATTTTATAAATGCACTGGTGATACTGGTAATCCTCAAAGTAAAGTAAAAATTGGAATGAAAACTGAAGAATTGTTAAAAATAGGTTTATTTTCAGCTGATCCATTGTTAAGGTCAGTTGCATATGCAGCTTTGAATGCAACTTTTTCAGTTCCTGAAATTAAAAAAATGTATAAAAAAGGAGATATTAGTAAATTTTTAGGAGTAAGTTTTGAAGATATAGTGGGAATGATAGGTGAAATAACTCCTTTGATTAATTTATGGAAACCATTAGTTTGGGATATTTTAATTTTTGATAGAAATAGAAAAAATGAAGAAGTTTTCCCTGATTGGGCTGTTGTAGATTTCTTACCCAAATGTACTGTGGTGGTTATTACAGGTTCAGCAGTAACTAATGGTTCGATAGATTGGGTATTAAAGTATGTAAATACTGAAAGAATAGCAATTATAGGACCTTCCACACCATTAACTCCCAATGTGTTTAATGTAAAAATTCTCGCAGGTGTAGAAGTTGTAGACCCCGATAAATTATTCGATTTGGTTTCTAAAGGTGCTGGGACTAAAAAAATAATTGCAGAAAAAGCTGTTGAGAAAGTTGTATTAATAAAAGAATAA
- the lepB gene encoding signal peptidase I — protein MKKTPSQIFKEITITLLYAIVAATIIRLFVFETMMVPTGSMIPTINIGDRLFIEKITYQAREPEIGEIVVFWTPFRDERAEKMLRTFDKMMDIFSPSEFKGHVKYVKRLVGKEGDVLTLKKVNGKWKLFVNGNIPENLKNVNYEPDGVFKYPNLWKYLDEASRLRDNEQKYRNYLYAIALKEGSELANIIFSIVGGMDPVPYGIPYYEYVDKYIKPNNIKFDDYIWVENGQVYVKIPKGFYFFMGDNSSESLDSRYFGFVPKDAVIGRPILRIWPLNNFGPVQPLPIKE, from the coding sequence ATGAAAAAAACTCCCTCACAAATTTTTAAAGAAATTACAATTACCCTTTTATATGCAATTGTTGCAGCAACTATTATCAGGCTTTTTGTTTTCGAAACTATGATGGTCCCCACAGGTTCAATGATCCCAACTATAAACATTGGGGACCGTCTTTTCATTGAAAAAATTACTTATCAAGCTAGAGAACCAGAAATTGGAGAAATCGTAGTTTTCTGGACACCTTTCCGCGATGAAAGAGCTGAAAAAATGTTAAGAACATTCGATAAAATGATGGACATATTTTCTCCAAGCGAATTCAAGGGACACGTAAAATACGTAAAAAGGCTTGTTGGTAAAGAAGGTGACGTTCTTACATTAAAAAAAGTTAATGGAAAATGGAAACTCTTTGTTAATGGAAATATCCCTGAAAATCTTAAAAATGTAAATTATGAACCTGATGGTGTATTCAAATATCCAAACTTATGGAAATATCTCGATGAAGCTAGTAGATTAAGAGATAATGAACAAAAATACAGAAACTATTTGTATGCAATAGCATTAAAAGAAGGTTCAGAACTTGCAAATATTATATTTAGCATAGTTGGTGGTATGGATCCAGTTCCATATGGTATCCCATATTATGAATACGTAGACAAATATATTAAACCTAACAATATAAAGTTTGATGACTACATATGGGTTGAAAATGGACAAGTTTATGTAAAAATTCCCAAAGGTTTTTATTTCTTTATGGGGGACAACTCTTCAGAGAGCCTGGATAGTCGATACTTTGGATTTGTTCCTAAAGATGCGGTGATTGGAAGACCAATTCTAAGAATTTGGCCTTTAAATAATTTTGGTCCTGTTCAACCATTACCCATAAAAGAATAA
- the rplS gene encoding 50S ribosomal protein L19: MSMDNLIRIIEKDQIKEVPDFRPGDTVRVYVKFKEGNKERTQAFEGIVISKRGSGVNKTFTVRKIGANGIGVERIFPLYAPVIQKIEIVRRGKVRRAKLYYLRNIRGKVKIKERR; encoded by the coding sequence ATGAGTATGGATAATCTTATAAGAATTATTGAAAAGGATCAAATTAAAGAAGTTCCAGATTTTAGACCTGGCGATACTGTAAGAGTATATGTGAAATTTAAAGAAGGAAACAAAGAAAGAACTCAAGCATTTGAAGGCATTGTAATCTCCAAAAGAGGTTCAGGTGTCAATAAAACATTTACCGTGAGAAAAATTGGCGCAAATGGTATTGGCGTAGAAAGAATTTTCCCATTATATGCTCCTGTAATTCAAAAAATTGAAATTGTAAGAAGAGGAAAAGTAAGAAGAGCCAAACTTTATTACCTTAGAAACATTCGCGGAAAGGTGAAAATTAAAGAGAGAAGGTAA
- a CDS encoding RNA methyltransferase produces MLDKIYVALIHYPILGRDGKIISTAVTNLDIHDIARTSRTYKIKKYYVVTNLPAQQDIVKKVLHYWREDFGKEYNPNRAEALSLVSLKSYYEDVIDEIKTIENEAPIIMFTSAKWRENTITFKEGQQIILETKKPVLILFGTGWGMPDEILNQCDYALEPVRGKSDFNHLSVRAAVAIILDRLIGENI; encoded by the coding sequence ATGCTTGATAAAATCTATGTGGCACTGATTCACTATCCTATACTTGGAAGAGATGGAAAAATTATTTCAACAGCTGTTACAAACCTTGATATTCACGACATTGCTAGAACAAGTAGAACTTATAAAATTAAAAAATATTATGTTGTAACAAATTTACCCGCACAACAAGATATTGTCAAAAAAGTTTTACATTATTGGAGAGAAGATTTCGGTAAAGAATACAATCCCAATCGTGCCGAAGCTCTTTCGTTAGTTTCTTTAAAATCATATTATGAAGATGTAATTGACGAAATTAAAACAATCGAAAATGAAGCACCTATTATCATGTTTACGTCAGCGAAGTGGAGAGAAAACACAATAACTTTCAAGGAAGGTCAACAAATAATTTTGGAAACAAAAAAACCTGTCTTAATTTTATTTGGAACTGGTTGGGGAATGCCCGATGAAATATTAAACCAATGCGACTATGCTCTTGAACCTGTTAGAGGAAAAAGTGATTTTAACCATTTATCAGTAAGAGCAGCAGTTGCTATAATTCTTGATAGATTAATAGGAGAAAATATATAA
- the trmD gene encoding tRNA (guanosine(37)-N1)-methyltransferase TrmD, translating to MTINIVTIFPEMVEVIKKYGVLAQAIKNGKIKINIFNLRDFTTDKHKTVDDYPFGGGPGMVMKPEPFFRFFEYYFKNFGKPYVILTSPQGETLENNLVKELSKKDDIVIICGRYEGIDERVMRFVDKEISIGDYVLTGGELPAMVITDAISRFVPGVIDEESVKNESFNTGLLDHPHYTRPRKYSGLEVPEVLFSGNHQKIEIWRRKMALKKTIERRPDLFLKKELDDIDKRALIELFKEMRNNA from the coding sequence GTGACAATAAACATAGTAACAATTTTTCCAGAAATGGTCGAAGTAATCAAAAAATATGGAGTACTTGCTCAAGCAATTAAAAATGGGAAGATAAAAATCAATATTTTTAATTTAAGAGACTTTACAACTGATAAACATAAAACCGTTGATGATTATCCATTTGGTGGCGGGCCTGGAATGGTTATGAAACCAGAGCCTTTTTTCCGATTCTTTGAATATTACTTTAAAAATTTTGGAAAACCATATGTAATATTAACATCGCCACAAGGTGAAACTCTGGAAAATAATTTAGTTAAAGAATTAAGTAAAAAAGATGATATAGTTATTATCTGTGGAAGATATGAAGGAATTGATGAAAGAGTAATGAGATTTGTTGACAAAGAAATTTCTATTGGTGATTATGTATTAACTGGTGGAGAATTACCAGCGATGGTTATTACCGATGCTATTTCAAGATTCGTTCCTGGAGTTATAGACGAAGAATCAGTAAAAAACGAATCATTTAACACTGGGCTTTTGGATCATCCTCATTATACAAGGCCAAGAAAATATAGTGGTTTAGAAGTTCCAGAAGTTTTATTTTCAGGAAATCACCAAAAAATAGAAATTTGGAGAAGGAAAATGGCATTAAAAAAAACAATCGAAAGAAGACCAGATCTATTTTTAAAAAAAGAACTTGATGATATTGATAAAAGAGCTCTTATTGAACTTTTCAAGGAGATGAGAAATAATGCTTGA
- the rimM gene encoding ribosome maturation factor RimM (Essential for efficient processing of 16S rRNA): MIKTLQELLKEKIAVGIIGKTHGLNGELKLHPLTNVPEIIESLTEILLYNERNKVFHMAKITDMRLGNGVYLIKIQGIETVEEAKKLSGSKIYIDKSELPEVKNDEYYFYEIINSIVLDENGNVLGKVDEIIQTGSNDVLVLNKDKENEMLIPVIKEYIRNLDKTNKKIIVKVPEWLE; the protein is encoded by the coding sequence ATGATCAAAACTCTCCAAGAGCTCTTAAAAGAGAAAATTGCTGTGGGAATTATAGGAAAAACACATGGGCTTAACGGAGAGTTGAAACTGCATCCTCTTACCAATGTTCCTGAAATTATTGAATCATTAACTGAAATTTTGCTCTATAATGAAAGAAACAAAGTCTTTCATATGGCCAAAATTACAGATATGAGACTAGGAAATGGTGTATATCTAATTAAAATTCAAGGGATCGAAACAGTGGAAGAAGCAAAAAAGCTTTCCGGTAGTAAAATTTACATTGATAAATCTGAATTACCTGAAGTTAAAAATGATGAATATTATTTTTATGAAATTATCAATTCCATTGTTTTAGATGAAAATGGCAACGTCTTGGGAAAAGTTGATGAAATAATTCAAACTGGAAGTAATGACGTTCTAGTACTAAATAAAGACAAAGAAAATGAAATGTTAATTCCAGTGATTAAAGAATATATCAGAAACCTTGATAAAACAAACAAAAAAATTATTGTAAAAGTTCCGGAGTGGTTAGAGTGA
- a CDS encoding KH domain-containing protein produces MKDLLEYILKGIVKNPEEVIVLEFEEEGKKVFEISVNPEDVGQVIGKDGRTIKSIKILLSSITDENDFILKVVR; encoded by the coding sequence ATGAAAGATCTCCTTGAGTACATACTCAAGGGAATCGTGAAGAATCCCGAAGAGGTTATTGTTCTCGAGTTTGAAGAAGAAGGAAAAAAAGTTTTTGAAATCTCTGTAAATCCAGAAGATGTTGGGCAAGTTATTGGAAAAGATGGAAGGACAATTAAATCGATAAAAATTCTCTTATCATCAATTACTGATGAAAATGATTTTATTCTGAAGGTGGTAAGATGA
- the rpsP gene encoding 30S ribosomal protein S16, with protein sequence MVRIRLTRMGKKKQPFYRIVVVDQRKRRDGAYIESLGYYNPLKNPFILNVDVDKAVEWILKGAQPSETVRNLLSKAGVFKKVAEIKSQKKEANQ encoded by the coding sequence GTGGTAAGGATAAGACTAACTCGTATGGGAAAGAAAAAACAACCTTTTTACAGAATTGTGGTAGTTGATCAAAGAAAAAGAAGAGATGGTGCTTACATCGAAAGTTTAGGATATTACAATCCTCTAAAAAATCCTTTTATTCTCAACGTTGATGTGGATAAAGCAGTTGAATGGATTTTAAAAGGTGCACAACCAAGTGAAACGGTAAGAAATCTTTTAAGTAAAGCTGGGGTATTTAAGAAAGTAGCTGAAATCAAAAGCCAAAAAAAGGAGGCTAATCAATGA